From the Argopecten irradians isolate NY chromosome 13, Ai_NY, whole genome shotgun sequence genome, one window contains:
- the LOC138305981 gene encoding uncharacterized protein isoform X2: MKLNFLGSNTFTNIQRQYVVPSIEKLWESKQQDVIRTFQNQDVVILGDGRMDSPGFSAQYCSYTAMDNSSKKILTVKTVDKRETQLKSTTMEKEGFQRVLKELKDKQVKVIEVVTDAHIGIGALMKKEYPDIKHSFDIWHAAKNLGKKVVAAGLQKGCKPLQQWSHDIVNHFWYCCQHANTYDEFIDLWASILHHVVKEHEWILPYTIDGQARCLYGPLTEEERTKQWLSKGSQAHDALRKLVLDVRFLGKVSYFLNFRSTAELENFHQLVLMYCAKRFSYTPPVYNARILLAAMDYNENVEKPVKRNKDGSIRYQRNFNKKSGRWAVHPVKEKKSYAHVEQLLETVAENRLADKAGMGKKVVLAATDPRKIRKTIAPVTPPPTAQLVETQKSRLKESAMKDM, from the exons ATGAAGCTGAACTTCCTGGGATCAAACACCTTTACCAATATCCAAAGACAGTATGTGGTCCCAAGTATCGAAAAGTTATGGGAAAGTAAGCAACAAGATGTCATCAGGACATTTCAAAATCAGGATGTGGTCATTCTTG GGGACGGTAGAATGGACAGTCCCGGTTTTTCTGCTCAGTATTGCTCTTACACCGCCATGGACAACAGCAGCAAAAAGATACTGACTGTTAAGACAGTAGACAAGAGGGAAACTCAACTGAAGAGTACTACAATGGAAAAAGAGGGCTTCCAACGGGTCCTGAAGGAGTTAAAAGACAAACAAGTCAAAGTGATCGAAGTGGTCACTGATGCCCATATAGGTATTGGAGCCCTTATGA AGAAAGAGTATCCAGACATCAAACACTCTTTTGACATATGGCATGCTGCCAAAAATCTTGGGAAAAAGGTTGTTGCT GCAGGACTGCAGAAAGGGTGTAAACCTTTACAGCAATGGAGCCATGACATAGTCAACCATTTTTGGTATTGCTGCCAACATGCAAACACCTATGATGAATTCATT GACTTATGGGCTAGTATATTGCATCATGTTGTCAAAGAACATGAATGGATTCTGCCATACACAATTGACGGACAAGCCAGATGTCTTTACGGTCCCCTCACTGAAGAGGAACGAACCAAACAATGGTTGTCGAAGGGAAGTCAGGCACATGACGCCCTGAGGAAACTTGTGCTCGATGTCAGATTTCTGGGCAAAGTGTCTTACTTTTTGAACTTTAG GAGTACTGCAGAATTGGAGAATTTCCACCAGCTAGTCCTGATGTACTGTGCCAAAAGATTCTCATATACACCGCCAGTCTACAATGCTCGAATCTTACTAGCTGCGATGGACTACAACGAAAATGTGGAAAAGCCTGTGAAAAGAAACAAAGATGGTTCGATAAG ATACCAAAGAAACTTCAACAAGAAGTCTGGGAGATGGGCTGTGCACCCAGTCAAAGAAAAGAAGTCTTATGcacatgtggagcagttgctaGAGACTGTTGCAGAAAACAGATTGGCAGATAAAGCCGGGATGGGAAAGAAAGTGGTACTTGCAGCCACTGATCCCAGAAAGATCAGGAAAACCATCGCTCCTGTGACACCACCTCCAACTGCACAACTTGTGGAAACGCAAAAAAGCAGATTAAAAGAAAGTGCAATGAAGGACATGTAA
- the LOC138305981 gene encoding uncharacterized protein isoform X1 translates to MKLNFLGSNTFTNIQRQYVVPSIEKLWESKQQDVIRTFQNQDVVILGDGRMDSPGFSAQYCSYTAMDNSSKKILTVKTVDKRETQLKSTTMEKEGFQRVLKELKDKQVKVIEVVTDAHIGIGALMSKYSYVCFEKEYPDIKHSFDIWHAAKNLGKKVVAAGLQKGCKPLQQWSHDIVNHFWYCCQHANTYDEFIDLWASILHHVVKEHEWILPYTIDGQARCLYGPLTEEERTKQWLSKGSQAHDALRKLVLDVRFLGKVSYFLNFRSTAELENFHQLVLMYCAKRFSYTPPVYNARILLAAMDYNENVEKPVKRNKDGSIRYQRNFNKKSGRWAVHPVKEKKSYAHVEQLLETVAENRLADKAGMGKKVVLAATDPRKIRKTIAPVTPPPTAQLVETQKSRLKESAMKDM, encoded by the exons ATGAAGCTGAACTTCCTGGGATCAAACACCTTTACCAATATCCAAAGACAGTATGTGGTCCCAAGTATCGAAAAGTTATGGGAAAGTAAGCAACAAGATGTCATCAGGACATTTCAAAATCAGGATGTGGTCATTCTTG GGGACGGTAGAATGGACAGTCCCGGTTTTTCTGCTCAGTATTGCTCTTACACCGCCATGGACAACAGCAGCAAAAAGATACTGACTGTTAAGACAGTAGACAAGAGGGAAACTCAACTGAAGAGTACTACAATGGAAAAAGAGGGCTTCCAACGGGTCCTGAAGGAGTTAAAAGACAAACAAGTCAAAGTGATCGAAGTGGTCACTGATGCCCATATAGGTATTGGAGCCCTTATGAGTAAGTACTCGTATGTATGCTTTG AGAAAGAGTATCCAGACATCAAACACTCTTTTGACATATGGCATGCTGCCAAAAATCTTGGGAAAAAGGTTGTTGCT GCAGGACTGCAGAAAGGGTGTAAACCTTTACAGCAATGGAGCCATGACATAGTCAACCATTTTTGGTATTGCTGCCAACATGCAAACACCTATGATGAATTCATT GACTTATGGGCTAGTATATTGCATCATGTTGTCAAAGAACATGAATGGATTCTGCCATACACAATTGACGGACAAGCCAGATGTCTTTACGGTCCCCTCACTGAAGAGGAACGAACCAAACAATGGTTGTCGAAGGGAAGTCAGGCACATGACGCCCTGAGGAAACTTGTGCTCGATGTCAGATTTCTGGGCAAAGTGTCTTACTTTTTGAACTTTAG GAGTACTGCAGAATTGGAGAATTTCCACCAGCTAGTCCTGATGTACTGTGCCAAAAGATTCTCATATACACCGCCAGTCTACAATGCTCGAATCTTACTAGCTGCGATGGACTACAACGAAAATGTGGAAAAGCCTGTGAAAAGAAACAAAGATGGTTCGATAAG ATACCAAAGAAACTTCAACAAGAAGTCTGGGAGATGGGCTGTGCACCCAGTCAAAGAAAAGAAGTCTTATGcacatgtggagcagttgctaGAGACTGTTGCAGAAAACAGATTGGCAGATAAAGCCGGGATGGGAAAGAAAGTGGTACTTGCAGCCACTGATCCCAGAAAGATCAGGAAAACCATCGCTCCTGTGACACCACCTCCAACTGCACAACTTGTGGAAACGCAAAAAAGCAGATTAAAAGAAAGTGCAATGAAGGACATGTAA
- the LOC138305980 gene encoding P2X purinoceptor 7-like, whose translation MSDSEVLESELSVDPAESDNSTNGSYSDVRRGAPARGRGRPRSRGGTRSRRGRGRSRGSTRGRGRGTRRTVRSTTTTPDPEDVLQQRKEFAKDKVESMSEREAKDFLLEVVERHPTFVLDVMETTDVQPQGHHPPPAAGGQNLPWCSCGKCRDMPTPEERVCCGRNPDACLSLVPDFNILVLDEAVLALGRLYRQDALVFPEDENYNKANRHQAYRQYTLWVHGRLRVGERKVVPSCCTWKIRDKYPDPYGQYVGYSAGRLN comes from the exons atgtcgGACTCAGAAGTGCTGGAAAGCGAG TTATCAGTGGACCCTGCAGAGAGTGATAATAGCACAAATGGTAGCTATAGTGATGTAAGAAGAGGAGCTCCTGCAAGAGGTAGAGGGAGACCAAGGTCTAGAGGAGGTACCAGATCAAGAAGGGGACGTGGAAGATCTCGAGGGTCAACCCGTGGCAGGGGAAGGGGTACACGACGCACTGTGCGATCTACCACCACAACACCTGACCCAGAGGATGTGTTACAACAGAGGAAAGAGTTTGCCAAG gatAAAGTAGAAAGCATGTCCGAAAGAGAAGCAAAGGACTTTCTGTTGGAAGTAGTAGAACGGCATCCAACTTTTGTGTTGGATGTCATGGAAACAACAGATGTCCAACCACAAGGACACCATCCACCACCTGCAGCTGGAGGCCAGAATTTGCCATGGTGTTCCTGTGGCAAGTGCCGGGATATGCCAACCCCTGAAGAGAGGGTATGCTGTGGCAGGAATCCTGATGCGTGCCTTTCATTAGTACCG GACTTCAATATTCTTGTACTTGATGAGGCAGTACTTGCTCTGGGAAGACTATATCGACAGGATGCATTGGTCTTTCCAGAGGATGAGAATTATAACAAAGCAAATCGTCACCAGGCTTACAGACAGTATACACTTTGGGTCCATGGACGCCTGAGAGTCGGGGAAAGGAAGGTGGTGCCAAGTTGCTGCACATGGAAGATCAGGGATAAGTACCCTGATCCGTATGGACAGTATGTTGGATATTCAGCTGGTAGATTAAACTAA